One window of Pyrus communis chromosome 12, drPyrComm1.1, whole genome shotgun sequence genomic DNA carries:
- the LOC137710320 gene encoding scarecrow-like protein 22, protein MPFQFQQGKGVIEIATASLPAIFTDSSCSKYKDGGFFNHHHHSFPTSEPNSVLHMRRSPSPPTSASTLSSSFNNGGGGGDKSTPLAAETPPAVGPTSSKDEWACELQSIPSGGLEAVTGSAGGVQRCGLGLGGLDDWETMLSETAASPGHDQSLRWIAGDVDDTSFGLKQLLQSGNNHHHHHHSPLDFDGNAGLGVVDQGPNFDLIGNGGVSDPNFGFGGSGFGNGSNKGSNGKLGFVPPGSGSFGLLNYKVSNVESMHNNGGSNSVNCNIQNPIFSNSSNTLALPVSLPAVYGQQQLSPDEKPQILNPQLFMSNQNQQPQVAQNPNFFMPLAYAQQEQHHLLQSQPKRHNSGTNVDPSTHQIQKGQFYDPGQEFFMRKQQQQQQFGFAQGMQFLPQQHRIQQKPLMVPKQKVVLGNGEEMAHHQQQQQLQHTLLDQLYKAAELVGTGNFSHAQGILARLNHQLSPVGKPLQRAAFYFKEALQLLLLMNNPATSPPPRTPTPFDIIFKMGAYKVFSEVSPLLQFVNFTCNQALLEALSDADQIHIVDFDIGFGAHWASFMQELPIRNRGASAPSLRITAFASPSTHHPVELRLMRDNLTQFANEIGISFDLEVVNIDSLDQNSYSLPIFRANDNEAVAVNFPIWSTSNQPAALPNVLRFVKQLSPKIVVSLDRGCDRSDLPFPQHILQALQSYIHLLESLDAVNVTSDAVNKIERFLLQPKIESTVLGRLRTPDKMPLWKTLFASAGFTPVPFSNFTETQAECVVKRNPARGFHVEKRQESLVLCWQRRELISASAWRC, encoded by the coding sequence ATGCCCTTTCAGTTCCAGCAGGGGAAGGGGGTCATCGAAATAGCAACTGCAAGTTTGCCGGCGATTTTCACAGACAGCAGCTGCAGCAAGTACAAAGACGGCGGATTtttcaaccaccaccaccacagctTTCCGACCAGTGAGCCCAATTCGGTTCTTCATATGAGAAGAAGCCCGAGCCCACCCACTTCGGCTTccactctctcttcctctttcaaCAACGGCGGCGGTGGCGGCGACAAATCGACGCCGCTGGCAGCTGAGACCCCGCCTGCGGTGGGACCAACGTCGTCGAAAGATGAGTGGGCCTGCGAGCTCCAGTCGATTCCGAGTGGGGGTTTGGAGGCCGTGACCGGATCGGCAGGAGGAGTCCAGAGATGCGGCCTTGGGCTTGGCGGGTTGGACGATTGGGAGACCATGCTCTCCGAAACGGCGGCGTCTCCGGGTCACGACCAGTCTCTGAGGTGGATCGCCGGGGATGTGGACGACACGTCGTTTGGGCTCAAGCAGCTCTTGCAGAGCGGgaacaaccaccaccaccaccaccacagccCCCTTGATTTCGACGGCAATGCCGGGTTGGGAGTCGTCGATCAGGGCCCTAATTTCGACCTAATTGGAAACGGCGGCGTTTCGGACCCGAATTTCGGGTTCGGCGGTTCGGGTTTTGGGAACGGCAGTAACAAAGGCAGCAATGGGAAGCTGGGTTTTGTTCCTCCGGGTTCTGGGTCTTTTGGGTTGCTAAATTACAAGGTTTCAAATGTTGAGTCGATGCACAACAATGGCGGCAGCAACAGTGTCAATTGCAACATTCAAAACCCCATTTTCTCGAATTCGTCTAACACTTTGGCTCTGCCGGTATCTTTGCCTGCGGTTTACGGGCAGCAGCAATTAAGCCCGGACGAGAAGCCGCAGATTCTGAACCCCCAGCTGTTCATGAGCAACCAGAATCAGCAGCCTCAGGTGGCTCAGAATCCGAACTTTTTCATGCCACTGGCGTATGCCCAGCAAGAACAGCACCACCTGCTTCAGTCCCAGCCCAAACGCCACAACTCAGGCACAAATGTGGACCCGAGTACTCATCAGATCCAAAAGGGTCAGTTTTATGATCCAGGGCAAGAGTTTTTTATGAGaaaacagcagcagcagcagcaattcGGGTTTGCTCAAGGGATGCAGTTTCTGCCTCAGCAGCATCGCATTCAGCAGAAGCCGTTAATGGTGCCGAAACAGAAGGTTGTGCTGGGAAATGGTGAAGAAATGGCTCACCACCAGCAGCAACAACAGCTTCAGCATACTTTGCTCGACCAGCTCTATAAGGCCGCAGAGCTGGTAGGGACTGGGAACTTTTCACACGCGCAAGGGATATTGGCGCGGCTCAATCACCAGCTTTCCCCTGTTGGAAAGCCCCTTCAGAGGGCTGCTTTCTATTTCAAGGAGGCTTTGCAACTCCTCCTCCTCATGAACAATCCTGCCACCTCTCCACCACCGAGAACTCCGACCCCATTTGATATCATCTTCAAAATGGGGGCTTACAAAGTCTTCTCCGAAGTTTCTCCGCTCCTTCAGTTTGTCAATTTCACTTGCAACCAGGCCCTCCTCGAGGCCCTCTCCGACGCTGATCAGATTCACATTGTTGATTTCGATATTGGTTTTGGTGCTCATTGGGCTTCCTTTATGCAGGAGCTTCCTATCAGGAATAGGGGTGCTTCTGCCCCTTCACTCAGAATCACTGCCTTTGCTTCACCTTCGACTCACCACCCGGTTGAACTCAGGCTTATGCGTGATAATTTGACACAATTCGCTAATGAGATTGGTATAAGCTTTGATCTTGAAGTGGTTAACATTGATTCTCTGGACCAAAACTCATACTCCCTGCCCATTTTTCGAGCCAACGATAATGAGGCAGTTGCTGTGAATTTCCCCATTTGGTCTACTTCGAATCAACCAGCTGCTTTGCCTAATGTCCTTCGCTTTGTGAAGCAGCTATCTCCCAAAATTGTGGTATCTTTGGATAGAGGGTGTGATAGAAGTGACCTCCCATTCCCACAGCACATTCTGCAGGCCCTCCAGTCGTACATACACCTTTTGGAATCACTTGATGCTGTTAATGTGACTTCCGATGCTGTGAACAAGATTGAGAGGTTCCTCCTTCAGCCCAAGATTGAGAGCACTGTTCTGGGGCGTCTCCGAACCCCAGACAAGATGCCCCTTTGGAAAACACTCTTTGCCTCCGCCGGTTTCACTCCTGTACCCTTCAGTAACTTCACTGAAACTCAGGCTGAATGTGTGGTGAAGAGGAATCC